The Metabacillus litoralis genome contains a region encoding:
- a CDS encoding spore gernimation protein GerPD translates to MNFTVVNKDIQVGAIKVVGVSSSSVFLIGDTQTIALSSVFDTPPESLIIGPLVPLAPK, encoded by the coding sequence ATGAATTTTACAGTAGTAAATAAAGATATCCAGGTGGGAGCTATTAAAGTTGTTGGGGTATCTAGCTCATCTGTTTTTTTAATCGGTGATACACAAACCATTGCTCTTTCTTCTGTCTTTGATACGCCACCTGAATCTCTTATTATTGGTCCATTAGTGCCGTTGGCGCCAAAATGA
- the gerPC gene encoding spore germination protein GerPC, with protein sequence MYYHEMTKYLQQLHHYVQQQDKKIQQLTKLANDLRTDVDYLKKQPYTNIERIEYKFDQLKVEQLDGTLNIGLNPTDPEQIDNFEVQQKGMNVNGVQQQLRDQLMKQCSQDINHFLNQDCIHYIQQAEKQYELTLDDPHRRHIIEDIRKQIDSRIQYYINAQPLTEQDSLLNKKQEIFELVKKDVENSIMHFLQHLPKDSP encoded by the coding sequence TTGTACTATCATGAGATGACTAAATACCTCCAACAGCTTCATCACTATGTTCAGCAGCAGGATAAAAAAATCCAACAACTTACTAAACTAGCAAATGATTTACGGACCGACGTGGACTACTTAAAAAAACAACCTTACACAAATATTGAAAGAATTGAGTATAAATTTGATCAACTAAAGGTTGAACAGTTAGATGGGACCCTTAATATTGGTCTCAATCCGACCGACCCTGAGCAGATAGATAACTTTGAGGTTCAACAAAAAGGAATGAACGTAAATGGTGTTCAACAGCAGCTTCGAGATCAACTAATGAAGCAATGCAGCCAAGATATTAACCATTTTCTAAATCAAGACTGTATTCATTATATACAGCAAGCAGAAAAACAATATGAATTAACTCTCGATGACCCTCATCGCAGACATATTATTGAAGACATTAGGAAACAAATTGATAGCAGAATTCAATACTACATTAATGCTCAGCCTCTTACTGAACAAGATTCATTACTTAATAAAAAACAGGAAATTTTTGAATTGGTGAAGAAGGATGTTGAGAATTCCATTATGCATTTCCTACAACATTTGCCAAAAGATTCTCCATAA
- a CDS encoding spore germination protein GerPE has protein sequence MISRISKVGSTYVNSIGISSVFHIGDSVQITPSVKALAVQREEERFFGSEGDLTAYPIFEEEIPQPVFYEPVISNFFHEKPVISVQHVDVTALSSSAVFQIGSTRDIRAVSRTKHIRQLKD, from the coding sequence ATGATTAGCCGTATTTCTAAGGTAGGAAGTACCTATGTTAACTCAATCGGGATCAGCTCTGTTTTTCACATCGGTGATTCTGTTCAAATAACACCTAGTGTAAAGGCACTTGCTGTTCAGCGGGAGGAAGAACGTTTTTTCGGATCAGAAGGAGATTTAACAGCTTATCCAATCTTTGAGGAAGAAATCCCTCAGCCAGTTTTTTATGAACCTGTTATTTCAAACTTTTTTCATGAAAAGCCCGTAATATCCGTTCAACATGTGGATGTTACAGCCCTGTCGAGTTCGGCAGTATTTCAGATTGGCTCTACAAGGGATATTCGGGCAGTGTCCCGCACAAAGCATATTCGCCAATTAAAGGATTAA
- a CDS encoding AAA family ATPase, with amino-acid sequence MKPITLTVSGLHSFREKQTINFDALCDGGIFGIFGPTGSGKSSILDAMTLALYGKVERAMNNTHGILNHAEDQLSVSFTFELENASSKKRYVVERVFKRTDDIRVKTAICRLIEEGEEHVVLADKAVDVNDEIYGLLGLTIDDFTRAVVLPQGKFAEFLSLKGAERRQMLQRLFHLEQYGDQLLKKLKRRLATARITRNELEAEKTGLGDASSEAVKEAKKQVKEAEVLLEKRQKELESVTKDYEQKQATWQLQQQRLELEKEKAAVQKDEEQIQSLQQQLKTAEEAEALRPYAEALQARKQEKIQAEGNLEAAKKNVERMKLQYEASSRAYEAIRKEKSEQEPALVAKREKLLQLQKVEEELKQDQTILHELQQKKEELQKQQEHHQSLLTKAHQLVEKAAVKQQTLQEEQKTKTVSAKERDQVRAALEAKQLVQQSKQQFEETHELLEKKTNALNNEKKKYDSLIDQLSVNKKHLENKFNELTSLYFLISERETEYKHFLSIAKHNLEEKIAEEEKAKNQKLALRLVKELKEGAPCPVCGSCSHPSPVHADFDHDEEIEKQLHVMKQQFEQLQSLSQEPHSLKIKAEGLSEQLTADFLFLQDKKLLEEVQVEQLIAPNTNMSLEQGFQTFQLSFKNLNQDFIQLRQSLEKNVKQLRDLQQEEVRSKDGISSANNDVQEWTDKLNEYKEKLQKSLTYYSETFTQIPIENVEKLQKEISEKDEALEQLNERIQKSFSFIEEQEEIVKKQEEFNRHIKEQQIELQASLKSRDFSIKEKQEKLKEVGLEKPISTVIAETNATIKQLAEKENELYQGWQKESNMLHQLQSELAAHERSYEQAKHQVQESEQKWSQVKENTSFKTIEETLASLLGAEKRQQLKSEIEAFLDKMKQLNTDLNRIEEKLGNQQVSQEEWDTIQQIKVEMKQQVEDAVASKGAATNGLQVLLEKHERFVVIENQQKELDDLLGKLEKLQSVFKGNSFVEYVAEEQLQQVSRDASDRLSMLTRGRYAIEVDSQGGFIMRDDANGGVRRPVSTLSGGETFLTSLALALSLSTQIQLRGEYPLQFFFLDEGFGTLDIELLDTVITALEKLQSQNLSVGVISHVQELRARLPRKLIVEPAEPSGKGTSVYLESL; translated from the coding sequence ATGAAGCCTATTACTTTAACTGTTTCTGGATTGCATAGTTTCAGAGAAAAACAGACGATTAACTTTGATGCCCTTTGTGATGGGGGGATCTTTGGAATCTTTGGGCCAACTGGAAGCGGAAAGTCATCGATTCTGGATGCTATGACTCTTGCTTTATATGGAAAAGTAGAACGTGCGATGAACAACACACATGGAATTTTAAATCATGCTGAGGATCAACTCTCTGTTTCGTTTACCTTTGAACTTGAAAATGCCTCTTCAAAGAAAAGATATGTTGTGGAACGGGTGTTTAAACGAACAGATGATATTAGGGTAAAAACAGCAATTTGCCGTTTAATTGAGGAAGGAGAAGAGCATGTTGTCTTAGCGGATAAAGCAGTTGATGTGAACGACGAGATCTATGGATTATTAGGTCTGACAATTGATGACTTTACCCGTGCTGTTGTTCTTCCACAAGGAAAATTTGCAGAATTTCTTTCTTTAAAAGGTGCAGAAAGAAGACAAATGCTACAACGTTTATTTCACTTAGAGCAATACGGTGATCAGCTCCTAAAGAAGCTCAAGCGACGTTTAGCAACTGCAAGAATTACCCGTAATGAATTAGAAGCAGAGAAAACGGGTTTAGGCGATGCATCAAGTGAGGCTGTTAAAGAGGCGAAAAAGCAAGTAAAAGAAGCAGAAGTTTTACTTGAAAAGCGTCAAAAAGAGCTTGAAAGTGTAACAAAGGACTATGAACAAAAACAAGCAACTTGGCAATTACAACAGCAAAGGCTAGAACTAGAAAAGGAAAAAGCGGCAGTCCAAAAAGATGAAGAACAGATTCAATCTTTACAACAACAGTTGAAAACGGCTGAGGAAGCAGAAGCCTTAAGACCGTATGCAGAAGCTTTACAAGCTCGTAAACAAGAAAAAATTCAGGCAGAAGGTAATCTTGAGGCTGCGAAGAAAAATGTAGAGAGAATGAAGCTGCAATATGAAGCTAGCAGCCGAGCATACGAGGCAATTCGAAAGGAAAAATCTGAACAAGAACCAGCTTTAGTAGCAAAGCGAGAAAAGCTATTACAATTGCAAAAGGTTGAAGAAGAGCTTAAACAAGATCAAACAATCCTTCACGAGCTTCAACAGAAAAAAGAAGAGCTACAAAAGCAGCAGGAGCACCATCAGTCACTATTAACAAAAGCACATCAATTAGTTGAAAAAGCAGCAGTAAAGCAGCAAACTTTACAAGAAGAGCAGAAAACAAAAACCGTTTCTGCTAAAGAAAGAGATCAGGTTCGTGCCGCTTTAGAAGCAAAACAACTTGTTCAACAAAGTAAACAGCAGTTCGAAGAAACGCATGAATTGCTAGAGAAAAAAACAAACGCATTAAATAATGAAAAGAAAAAATACGATTCTCTCATAGATCAATTATCCGTAAATAAAAAACATCTTGAAAATAAATTTAACGAACTAACCTCTCTATATTTTCTTATTTCGGAAAGGGAAACGGAATATAAGCACTTTCTTTCTATCGCTAAACACAACTTAGAAGAAAAAATAGCAGAAGAGGAAAAGGCAAAAAACCAGAAGTTGGCTTTAAGGCTCGTCAAGGAGCTGAAAGAGGGAGCACCTTGTCCTGTTTGTGGTTCATGTAGCCACCCGAGCCCTGTACATGCTGATTTCGATCATGATGAAGAAATCGAAAAGCAATTACATGTGATGAAGCAACAGTTTGAACAGCTTCAGTCATTAAGTCAGGAGCCACATTCACTTAAAATAAAAGCAGAGGGTTTATCCGAGCAGCTTACTGCTGATTTCTTATTTTTACAAGATAAAAAGCTACTAGAAGAAGTTCAAGTAGAGCAACTGATTGCACCAAATACGAATATGTCATTAGAACAAGGTTTTCAAACGTTTCAATTATCGTTTAAAAATCTAAATCAAGATTTTATACAATTACGTCAATCTCTTGAAAAGAACGTGAAACAGCTACGTGATTTGCAGCAGGAGGAAGTAAGAAGTAAAGATGGTATTTCTTCTGCAAATAATGATGTTCAGGAATGGACAGATAAACTCAATGAATACAAGGAAAAGTTACAGAAAAGCTTAACCTATTACTCTGAGACATTCACACAAATTCCAATTGAGAATGTTGAGAAGTTACAAAAAGAAATCTCAGAAAAAGATGAAGCACTCGAGCAGTTAAATGAACGAATTCAAAAGAGTTTTTCTTTCATAGAAGAACAGGAAGAAATCGTGAAAAAACAGGAAGAATTCAATCGTCACATAAAAGAACAACAGATTGAGCTTCAAGCCTCATTAAAGAGTCGTGATTTTTCAATAAAAGAAAAACAAGAAAAGCTAAAAGAAGTTGGGTTGGAGAAGCCAATTTCTACTGTAATCGCGGAAACAAATGCGACGATTAAACAATTAGCTGAAAAAGAAAATGAGCTGTATCAAGGTTGGCAAAAAGAATCTAACATGCTTCATCAATTGCAAAGTGAGCTTGCTGCACATGAAAGATCATATGAGCAAGCAAAGCACCAAGTTCAAGAATCGGAACAAAAATGGTCACAAGTAAAAGAAAATACATCGTTTAAAACCATTGAAGAAACACTAGCATCTCTACTAGGTGCAGAAAAAAGGCAACAACTAAAGTCTGAAATTGAAGCTTTCTTGGATAAAATGAAGCAGCTTAACACAGACTTAAATCGAATTGAAGAAAAACTGGGGAATCAGCAGGTTTCTCAAGAAGAATGGGATACTATTCAACAAATCAAAGTGGAGATGAAGCAGCAGGTTGAGGATGCTGTTGCCAGCAAGGGGGCAGCTACAAATGGCCTGCAAGTGCTTTTAGAGAAGCACGAGCGCTTCGTAGTCATAGAAAACCAACAAAAAGAACTTGATGATCTGTTGGGAAAACTGGAAAAACTTCAATCTGTTTTTAAAGGAAACAGCTTTGTTGAATATGTTGCAGAGGAGCAGCTGCAGCAAGTAAGCCGTGATGCATCTGACAGGCTTTCAATGTTAACTCGTGGTCGCTATGCGATTGAGGTTGATTCACAAGGTGGATTTATTATGAGAGATGATGCAAACGGTGGAGTAAGAAGACCTGTTTCCACCTTATCAGGAGGGGAAACGTTCTTAACCTCACTTGCACTTGCCTTATCGCTATCAACACAAATTCAACTTCGTGGTGAATACCCGCTTCAATTTTTCTTCTTAGATGAAGGGTTCGGAACGTTAGACATTGAGCTACTCGATACAGTCATAACGGCTCTAGAAAAATTGCAATCACAAAATTTATCAGTCGGTGTTATTAGTCACGTGCAGGAGCTGAGAGCAAGATTGCCACGGAAACTAATTGTGGAGCCAGCTGAACCTTCTGGTAAAGGAACGTCTGTTTACTTAGAATCACTTTAA
- a CDS encoding HNH endonuclease — protein MGKKKEIGTCELCEREEVETTIHHLTPKEMGGTFLPTAKLCVACHKQIHALYTNEELAARLSTIEDLQQDEKIKSFIKWIKKQPSSKLVQTRKSNERKQKGR, from the coding sequence ATGGGAAAGAAAAAAGAAATTGGGACATGTGAATTGTGTGAAAGAGAAGAAGTTGAAACAACCATTCATCACCTAACACCTAAGGAAATGGGTGGGACCTTCTTGCCTACAGCAAAGCTCTGTGTGGCTTGTCACAAGCAAATTCATGCATTATATACAAACGAAGAATTAGCTGCAAGGCTTTCAACTATTGAAGACCTACAACAAGATGAGAAAATCAAAAGCTTTATTAAATGGATTAAAAAGCAACCTTCTAGTAAGTTAGTTCAAACGAGAAAATCCAATGAACGAAAGCAGAAGGGGCGTTAG
- a CDS encoding spore germination protein encodes MPAIVGPIKINEVGGGVVNFGDTFYLAPKSQSKSASGSGGGSTGDFHIINNGISGTNLIDPDVTDQNMVANN; translated from the coding sequence ATGCCAGCTATTGTCGGTCCAATTAAGATTAATGAAGTAGGCGGCGGAGTCGTTAACTTTGGGGATACGTTTTATCTTGCCCCAAAAAGCCAGTCAAAGAGTGCCTCAGGCTCTGGCGGAGGAAGCACAGGAGATTTCCACATTATTAATAATGGAATAAGTGGTACCAATTTAATTGATCCTGATGTAACAGATCAAAACATGGTGGCGAATAATTAA